In Prochlorococcus marinus XMU1406, the genomic stretch TCCTAGCTAAATCAAATATTCCAGCTGAATAATCAATATTTTTGGCTAATTTATTAGCAATTTTTGCTCTTACTTTATTTTCTCCTATTCCTACTGTTATGGTAATCCCTAGATTCTGATATATTAATGATCTTATGTTTCTTGCCCAAGGATATAGATTTTTATCATTAGGTCTAGAAATTGAGACAAATGCTTCGTCTATAGAATAAATTTCTATTTGTTCGCAGTAGTTTTTTAGTAAATTCATTAGTCTTCTGCTCATATCGCCGTAAAGCGAGTAGTTTGAGCTTAAGACTGCTACATCTAAGTTATTTAATTTTTCTTTGACCTTAAAATAAGGAGTTCCCATTTTAATTTTTAAAGCTCGAGCTTCAGGACTTCTCGCAATGATACATCCGTCATTATTAGATAAAATTACTACTGGTTTATTTCTCAAATGAGGATTAATATTTTGTTCACATGACGCATAAAAATTATTAGCATCTATGAGAGCTATAGCATCAATACTTGAAATTCTCATAAATAGCTATGTATTGAATAAATAACAACTCCCCATATCTGTACATCAATATGGTTTTTAAATCTAAAATCAGGATAATTATGATTTTCTGCTTTTAAATATAATTCACCATTTTTTATAGATAATCTTTTTATTGTAAATTCCCCGTCTATCATTGCAATGATAATATTCCCTGGCTTGGCCATTAAACTCTTGTCTACTATTATTAAATCTTTATCTTTAATTCCTGCATTTATCATTGAGTCACCTTTAACTCTAAGGAAAAAAGTGCTAAATGGATTAGATATTAAATGTTCATTTAAATCAATATTTTCTTCTGTATAGTCGTCTGCGGGAGAAGGAAATCCTGCAGATACCGAATCATTTAATAAGGGGATTTTAAACTTTTTACTAGTTGAATCAAAGGAATCCAAGACTTAAATTAATAGTATATATGTACTATATAATAAAAAATCAAAAAATAGTTAGTTGTTAAAGTTTTATAGATTAATTTTAGATTAAAT encodes the following:
- a CDS encoding LexA family protein, with translation MDSFDSTSKKFKIPLLNDSVSAGFPSPADDYTEENIDLNEHLISNPFSTFFLRVKGDSMINAGIKDKDLIIVDKSLMAKPGNIIIAMIDGEFTIKRLSIKNGELYLKAENHNYPDFRFKNHIDVQIWGVVIYSIHSYL